Proteins encoded by one window of Chondromyces crocatus:
- a CDS encoding glutathione S-transferase family protein produces MITLHGFGPGFGLPEISPFVTKTEIQLKLLGVPYQKGAPDLEGAPKGQLPFIDDDGARIADSHFIREHLEKKLGKDLDAGLDARQRAEAWAIERMLENQLSAVSGCARWLDPDNFAKGPAHFVDGAPEALRPKLREQLQNDVRANYRAMGVARHTDDEILSLGIRSLDALAAFLGDKTYLFGNHPVAVDAIAFGILAGILTPFFDSPLRRRAEGYPTLVAYTARMMREFYPEHSWSAPTAT; encoded by the coding sequence ATGATCACCCTTCACGGCTTCGGCCCCGGCTTCGGACTCCCTGAGATCAGCCCCTTCGTCACCAAGACCGAGATCCAGCTCAAGCTGCTGGGCGTCCCCTACCAGAAGGGCGCCCCCGACCTCGAAGGCGCCCCCAAGGGCCAGCTCCCCTTCATCGACGACGACGGCGCCCGCATCGCCGACTCCCACTTCATCCGCGAGCACCTCGAAAAGAAGCTCGGCAAGGACCTCGACGCCGGCCTCGACGCCCGCCAGCGCGCCGAAGCCTGGGCCATCGAGCGCATGCTCGAGAACCAGCTCTCCGCCGTCTCCGGGTGTGCCCGCTGGCTCGACCCCGACAACTTCGCCAAGGGTCCTGCCCACTTCGTCGACGGCGCCCCCGAAGCGCTGCGCCCCAAGCTCCGCGAACAGCTCCAGAACGACGTCCGCGCCAACTACCGCGCCATGGGCGTCGCTCGCCACACCGACGACGAGATCCTCTCCCTCGGCATCCGCTCCCTCGACGCCCTCGCGGCCTTCCTCGGCGACAAGACCTACCTCTTCGGCAACCACCCCGTCGCCGTCGACGCCATCGCCTTCGGCATCCTCGCCGGCATCCTCACCCCCTTCTTCGACTCCCCCTTGCGCCGTCGCGCCGAGGGCTACCCCACCCTCGTCGCCTACACCGCCCGGATGATGCGCGAGTTCTACCCCGAGCACTCCTGGTCCGCTCCGACAGCGACCTGA
- a CDS encoding PAS domain S-box protein, which translates to MKQRYELLFEHTRDVILITTPDGRIVETNDAALRTYGFTREEMLTRSTRDLRVPAASAEVAAQLASARTTGVLFETLHQRKDGTRFPVEISSRSARLDGQDLLVGVVRDITDRKRAEAEHDALLAQLEARVEERTAALAQANTELAAQLSEISSARDLINKQAEEILALATPVIQLWESILVAPIVGELEPQRMEDLSERLLAHIANTGASTVLLDITGAVTLDEDAAHHLTRLVTATRLLGATAILTGMRPGIARDLVALGIDLADIPTCATLAAGLREAFASRGLRVTRLSR; encoded by the coding sequence ATGAAACAGCGCTACGAGCTGCTCTTCGAGCATACCCGCGACGTCATTTTGATCACCACGCCCGACGGACGCATCGTGGAGACGAACGACGCAGCCCTCCGCACCTACGGCTTCACCCGCGAAGAGATGCTCACGCGGAGCACCCGTGACCTCCGCGTCCCCGCCGCCTCCGCCGAGGTGGCGGCGCAGCTCGCCAGCGCCCGCACCACGGGTGTTCTCTTCGAGACCCTGCACCAGCGCAAGGACGGCACCCGCTTCCCCGTCGAGATCAGCTCTCGCAGCGCCCGCCTCGACGGCCAAGACCTCCTCGTGGGCGTCGTCCGCGACATCACCGACCGCAAGCGCGCCGAAGCCGAGCACGACGCCCTCCTCGCCCAGCTCGAAGCCCGCGTCGAAGAGCGCACCGCTGCCCTCGCGCAGGCCAACACCGAGCTGGCCGCGCAGCTCTCCGAGATCTCCAGCGCCCGCGACCTCATCAACAAGCAAGCCGAGGAGATCCTCGCCCTCGCTACCCCCGTCATCCAGCTCTGGGAGAGCATCCTCGTCGCCCCCATCGTCGGCGAGCTGGAACCCCAGCGCATGGAAGACCTCTCCGAGCGCCTCCTCGCCCACATCGCGAACACCGGCGCCAGCACCGTGCTCCTCGACATCACCGGCGCCGTCACCCTCGACGAGGACGCTGCGCACCACCTCACCCGCCTCGTCACCGCCACCCGCCTCCTCGGCGCCACCGCCATCCTGACGGGCATGCGCCCTGGCATCGCCCGGGATCTCGTCGCATTGGGCATCGACCTCGCCGACATCCCCACCTGCGCCACCCTCGCCGCCGGCCTGCGCGAAGCCTTCGCCAGCAGAGGCCTCCGCGTCACGAGGCTCTCCCGCTGA
- a CDS encoding proprotein convertase P-domain-containing protein, which translates to MKQLLGLMVFGSLVAACAPVAEVEEGPLAQEEVLEAQEGLQGPCGGQVPVEGSKDALGMLAFLNSAAATQAVLDHEVALDARAAAGLVSRRNGPDGVLGTGDDRPFASVAEVDAVAYVNGPALAKLADYARATGWVELEDSECLGTFDTVAFTAGEGRRALSLVNQVRASALPGIGLDHRAVNSILANRLVPHMPALEALPYIGPQMMLNIRSSLYLVVPGDLCTSNADCGSLMQCVGIPYDGSSNQGRCRDLAPLPGEGESCDTTACAPGLFCTTYHSCLPGWMADEVSNFTDVTIPASTSAPVASSVIVQGQATVPVSLEVKIRLVHPQPHALRIRLVDPNGTEALLWNGPASPGQTLGSTLPVTNGISYDDSVNGRWQLLIDNAGGTQAGLLEGWTLKVTSRWD; encoded by the coding sequence ATGAAGCAACTGCTCGGTCTGATGGTGTTCGGTTCGCTCGTGGCGGCGTGTGCTCCGGTGGCGGAGGTCGAGGAGGGGCCGCTGGCCCAGGAGGAGGTCCTGGAGGCGCAGGAGGGGCTCCAGGGGCCGTGTGGGGGGCAGGTGCCGGTCGAGGGGTCGAAGGACGCCCTGGGGATGCTGGCGTTCCTCAACAGCGCGGCGGCGACGCAGGCCGTGCTGGACCATGAGGTGGCGCTGGATGCGCGGGCGGCGGCAGGGCTGGTGAGCCGCCGGAACGGGCCGGACGGGGTGCTGGGGACGGGGGATGATCGGCCGTTCGCGTCCGTCGCAGAGGTGGATGCGGTCGCCTATGTCAACGGGCCGGCGCTGGCGAAGCTCGCGGATTACGCGCGGGCGACGGGGTGGGTCGAGCTGGAGGACAGCGAGTGCCTGGGGACGTTCGATACGGTGGCGTTCACGGCGGGTGAGGGGCGGCGGGCGCTGTCGCTGGTGAACCAGGTGCGGGCGTCGGCGTTGCCGGGCATCGGGCTGGACCACCGGGCGGTGAACAGCATCCTGGCGAACCGGCTGGTGCCGCACATGCCGGCGCTGGAGGCGCTGCCCTACATCGGGCCGCAGATGATGCTGAACATCCGCTCGTCGCTGTACCTGGTGGTGCCCGGGGATCTCTGCACGTCGAACGCTGATTGCGGGTCGCTGATGCAGTGTGTGGGGATCCCGTACGATGGGTCGAGCAACCAGGGGCGCTGTCGCGATCTGGCGCCGCTTCCGGGGGAGGGGGAGTCGTGCGACACGACGGCGTGCGCGCCGGGGTTGTTCTGCACGACGTACCATAGCTGCTTGCCTGGGTGGATGGCGGACGAGGTCTCGAACTTCACGGACGTGACCATCCCCGCGTCGACGTCGGCGCCGGTGGCGTCGAGCGTGATCGTGCAAGGGCAGGCGACGGTGCCGGTGAGTCTGGAGGTGAAGATCCGGCTGGTGCATCCGCAGCCGCATGCGCTCCGGATCCGGCTCGTGGATCCGAATGGTACCGAGGCGCTGCTCTGGAATGGGCCGGCGTCGCCAGGTCAGACGCTGGGGTCGACGCTGCCGGTGACCAACGGGATCAGCTACGACGATTCGGTGAACGGGCGGTGGCAGCTCCTGATCGACAATGCTGGCGGGACGCAGGCCGGGCTTCTGGAAGGCTGGACGCTGAAGGTGACCAGCCGCTGGGATTGA
- a CDS encoding SDR family oxidoreductase, whose product MNHHGLRGKVVVVAAGAKNLGGRISRTFGAAGASIAVHYNSPASRRDADETVRAVEHAGGKAFAMQGDLTQVAATEALFQETASRFGGVDIAINCAGKVLKKPIIETTEAEFDAMFAVNTRAAFFFIREAARCMHDGGKIISVGTSLLAAFTGLYSVYAGSKSPLEHFTRAAAKELGPRGISVNTVAPGPLDTPFFYPVESPEAVAYHQSASMNGKLGDIQDIVPVVQFLATEGWWITGQTIFANGGYTTR is encoded by the coding sequence ATGAACCATCACGGGCTGCGTGGCAAGGTCGTCGTCGTCGCTGCGGGCGCAAAGAACCTCGGCGGTCGCATCAGCCGCACTTTCGGCGCCGCGGGCGCCTCGATCGCCGTCCATTACAACAGCCCGGCCTCACGGAGAGACGCCGACGAGACGGTCCGCGCCGTCGAGCACGCCGGTGGCAAAGCCTTCGCGATGCAAGGCGATCTCACCCAGGTCGCTGCCACGGAAGCGCTCTTCCAGGAGACGGCCTCGCGCTTCGGAGGCGTCGACATCGCGATCAACTGCGCTGGCAAGGTGCTCAAGAAGCCCATCATCGAGACGACCGAGGCCGAGTTCGACGCGATGTTCGCCGTCAACACCCGAGCGGCCTTCTTCTTCATCCGCGAAGCGGCCAGATGCATGCACGACGGCGGCAAGATCATCTCCGTCGGCACCTCGCTCCTCGCCGCGTTCACGGGCCTCTATTCGGTCTACGCTGGCAGCAAATCGCCCCTGGAGCACTTCACGCGCGCCGCCGCCAAGGAGCTCGGGCCGCGCGGCATCTCCGTCAACACCGTCGCCCCCGGGCCGCTCGACACCCCCTTCTTCTACCCGGTCGAGAGCCCCGAGGCCGTCGCCTACCACCAGTCGGCCAGCATGAACGGCAAGCTCGGGGACATCCAGGACATCGTCCCCGTGGTCCAGTTCCTCGCCACGGAGGGCTGGTGGATCACGGGGCAGACGATCTTCGCGAACGGCGGCTACACCACACGCTGA
- a CDS encoding DUF4765 family protein, translated as MPTSERDVETASGSTEVVLARGCSTLQLEELKDHFGLTATTAPTELEARRHDSDVPAFGELIEFTTDADVATRFATGGYLVLVKIQKKYLTRGGNSSSGWICRKDAPFKLLGVEKRSAFPT; from the coding sequence ATGCCCACCAGTGAACGCGACGTCGAAACTGCCAGCGGGAGCACCGAGGTCGTCCTCGCGCGCGGGTGCAGCACGCTCCAGCTGGAAGAGCTGAAAGATCATTTTGGCCTCACGGCCACCACTGCCCCCACCGAGCTGGAGGCGCGAAGGCACGACAGTGACGTCCCCGCATTCGGAGAGCTGATCGAGTTCACGACGGATGCGGACGTCGCGACACGATTCGCTACCGGCGGCTATCTCGTCCTCGTGAAGATTCAAAAGAAGTACCTCACCCGGGGCGGGAACTCGTCGAGCGGCTGGATCTGCCGCAAGGACGCCCCTTTCAAGCTCCTCGGCGTCGAGAAGAGGAGCGCCTTCCCCACCTAG
- a CDS encoding STAS/SEC14 domain-containing protein, whose translation MWLEPPDLVCVVAGGDVAPEELRSTILLEGAVGRACGRVFLLVDMSGMGIMESDARKMVRHAVDIPFRGIAVYGAGFKARVLVKMLAAALQLFSPGVAKFLSFFSTEEEARRWLFAQRALVDAEHARVVSA comes from the coding sequence ATGTGGCTGGAGCCTCCGGATCTCGTGTGCGTGGTGGCCGGCGGGGACGTGGCGCCCGAGGAGCTGCGGAGCACGATCCTCCTGGAGGGGGCAGTGGGGCGAGCCTGCGGTCGGGTGTTCTTGCTCGTGGACATGAGCGGGATGGGGATCATGGAGAGCGATGCGCGCAAGATGGTCCGTCACGCGGTGGACATTCCTTTTCGGGGCATCGCCGTGTATGGCGCAGGGTTCAAGGCGCGGGTGCTCGTGAAGATGCTCGCGGCAGCGCTTCAGCTCTTCTCGCCTGGCGTTGCGAAGTTTCTATCGTTCTTCTCCACCGAAGAGGAGGCGCGGCGGTGGCTCTTTGCCCAGCGTGCCTTGGTGGACGCCGAGCATGCGCGCGTCGTGTCGGCATGA
- a CDS encoding DUF4765 family protein encodes MGHGERPHAPRVSHDEPRERKTMLSSESEVEAASGDDTVTLGRGCNSIQLNALRGRVGDDATTAPTDMEARMQVGEVPVFGELIEFTTDPAVARRFGTGGYVITVKIQKKYLTKGSVSEGGWICRKHAPFTVVNETKGRAFL; translated from the coding sequence ATGGGTCACGGCGAGCGCCCCCACGCGCCTCGCGTCTCCCACGACGAGCCACGAGAAAGGAAGACCATGCTGTCCTCTGAAAGCGAAGTCGAAGCAGCCAGCGGAGATGACACGGTGACGCTGGGTCGCGGGTGCAACTCAATCCAGCTCAATGCCCTCAGAGGTCGAGTCGGCGATGATGCGACGACCGCGCCCACGGACATGGAGGCGAGAATGCAGGTCGGCGAGGTACCTGTATTTGGAGAGCTCATCGAGTTCACGACGGACCCCGCCGTCGCCCGCAGGTTCGGCACCGGTGGCTACGTGATCACCGTCAAGATCCAGAAAAAATACCTCACCAAGGGCAGCGTCTCGGAAGGTGGCTGGATCTGCCGCAAGCATGCCCCTTTCACCGTCGTCAACGAGACGAAAGGGCGCGCCTTCCTCTAG
- a CDS encoding short-chain fatty acid transporter: protein MDSQKQGAMARVALRFTAWAERWFPDSYVFAAVAVIVVAVAALVNGAPPLSVAKGFGDGFWSLIPFTMQMAFVALTGYVVASSPPAARLIDRLAGVPRTGRGAIAAVATISMLASLLNWGLSLVFSGLLARALARRSELRMDYRAAGAAGYLGLGATWALGISSSAAQLQANPASLPKPLLAITGVIPFTETIFLWQSLVMAAVLVVVSTAIAWMSAPSGEEAVTAEEMGVDLRTAADALPPRERPGEWLEYSPLLPVLLGLLALGWLGHEMTRQNPMVAISNLNTYNFAFLMLGLLLHWRPKRFLNAVAKAVPATGGVLIQFPLYGAIATMMTATPGRAGHALSDRIAQVFVDLSTAGSFPLLMGVYSAVLGFFIPSGGGKWIIEAPYVMQAANDLQVHLGWAVQVYNAAEALPNLINPFWMLPLLGVLSIKARDIVGFSFLQLLVHTPLVLFMLWAFGLTLVYTPPVMP from the coding sequence ATGGATTCGCAGAAGCAAGGGGCCATGGCCCGTGTGGCGCTGCGCTTCACGGCGTGGGCCGAGCGATGGTTCCCCGATTCGTACGTGTTCGCTGCCGTGGCGGTGATCGTGGTGGCGGTCGCGGCGCTGGTGAACGGCGCGCCGCCGCTCTCCGTGGCGAAGGGGTTCGGTGACGGGTTCTGGAGCTTGATCCCGTTCACGATGCAGATGGCGTTCGTCGCGTTGACCGGGTACGTGGTGGCCAGCTCACCGCCCGCGGCGCGACTGATCGACCGGCTGGCGGGGGTGCCGCGGACGGGGCGCGGGGCCATCGCCGCGGTGGCGACCATCAGCATGCTGGCGTCGCTGCTCAACTGGGGGCTGAGCCTGGTGTTCAGCGGGCTCCTCGCGCGGGCGCTGGCGCGGCGGTCGGAGCTGCGAATGGATTACCGGGCCGCGGGGGCAGCGGGATATCTGGGCCTCGGAGCGACGTGGGCGCTCGGGATCAGCTCGTCGGCGGCGCAGCTCCAGGCGAACCCGGCGAGCTTGCCAAAGCCGCTGCTGGCGATCACGGGGGTGATTCCGTTCACCGAGACGATCTTTCTGTGGCAGTCGCTGGTGATGGCGGCGGTGCTGGTGGTGGTGTCGACGGCGATCGCATGGATGTCGGCGCCGTCGGGAGAGGAGGCGGTGACGGCCGAGGAGATGGGAGTCGATCTGCGGACGGCGGCCGATGCGCTGCCCCCGCGGGAGCGGCCAGGGGAGTGGCTGGAGTACAGCCCGCTGCTGCCGGTGCTCCTGGGCCTCCTGGCGCTCGGGTGGCTGGGGCACGAGATGACGCGGCAGAACCCGATGGTCGCGATCTCGAACCTGAACACGTACAACTTCGCCTTTCTGATGCTCGGGCTTCTGCTGCACTGGAGGCCGAAGCGCTTTCTGAATGCCGTGGCGAAGGCCGTGCCGGCGACCGGGGGGGTGCTGATCCAGTTCCCGCTCTACGGGGCGATTGCGACGATGATGACGGCGACACCGGGGAGAGCGGGGCACGCGCTGTCGGACCGGATCGCGCAGGTGTTCGTGGATCTATCGACGGCAGGAAGCTTCCCGCTGTTGATGGGCGTGTACTCGGCCGTGCTGGGGTTCTTCATCCCGTCCGGCGGAGGGAAGTGGATCATCGAGGCACCCTACGTGATGCAGGCGGCGAACGATCTACAGGTACACCTGGGGTGGGCGGTGCAGGTGTACAACGCGGCCGAGGCGCTGCCGAACCTGATCAACCCATTCTGGATGTTGCCGCTGCTCGGGGTGCTGTCGATCAAGGCACGGGACATCGTGGGGTTCAGCTTCCTGCAGCTCCTCGTCCACACGCCGCTGGTGTTGTTCATGCTGTGGGCGTTCGGACTGACGCTGGTCTACACGCCGCCCGTGATGCCTTGA
- a CDS encoding RNA polymerase sigma factor — protein MKASETQRAIEAVWRIESARLVASLARLVRDVGLAEELAQDALVTALERWPEAGIPANPGAWLMATAKHRAIDQLRRSKRFERKSEELGHELEAQRDLAVPDLESALDDDIGDDLLRLVFVSCHPVLSTEARVALTLRLLGGLTTAEIARAFLTPEPTIAQRIVRAKRTLAEARVPFEVPRGPERAERLTSVLEVLYLVFNEGYTATSGSDWVRPALCEDALRLGRILAELAPEEPEVHGLVSLMEIQASRLRARTTPTGEPILLLDQNRARWDLLLIRRGLAALERAEALGGQGPYVLQAAIAACHARARTAEETDWVQIATLYAALVQRVPSPIIELNRAVAVSMAFGPAAALGIVDELASIPSLQRYHLLPSVRGDLLAKLERFEEARAEFERAASLTHNQRERDLLLARAAACAQGITGGV, from the coding sequence GTGAAGGCATCCGAAACCCAGCGCGCGATCGAAGCCGTCTGGAGGATCGAGTCGGCCAGGCTCGTCGCGAGCCTCGCTCGCCTCGTCCGTGACGTGGGCCTCGCCGAGGAACTCGCACAGGATGCCCTCGTCACCGCCCTCGAACGCTGGCCCGAGGCGGGCATCCCGGCAAACCCGGGCGCATGGCTCATGGCCACTGCGAAGCACCGCGCCATCGACCAGCTCCGCCGCAGCAAGCGGTTCGAACGCAAGAGCGAGGAGCTCGGCCATGAACTCGAAGCCCAGCGCGACCTCGCCGTCCCCGACCTGGAATCCGCGCTCGACGACGACATCGGCGACGACCTCCTGCGCCTCGTGTTCGTCTCGTGCCACCCCGTGCTCTCGACCGAGGCCCGCGTCGCCCTCACCCTCCGCCTGCTCGGAGGCCTCACCACCGCCGAGATCGCCCGGGCCTTCCTGACCCCGGAGCCCACCATCGCCCAGCGCATCGTCCGCGCCAAGCGCACCCTCGCCGAGGCGCGCGTCCCCTTCGAAGTCCCCCGCGGTCCGGAGCGCGCCGAGCGACTGACCTCCGTGCTCGAGGTCCTCTACCTCGTCTTCAACGAAGGCTACACCGCCACCTCGGGCAGCGACTGGGTACGCCCTGCGCTCTGCGAGGATGCCCTCCGCCTCGGCCGCATCCTGGCCGAGCTGGCCCCTGAAGAGCCCGAGGTCCACGGCCTCGTCTCTCTCATGGAGATCCAGGCATCACGCCTCCGAGCGCGAACGACCCCCACCGGAGAGCCGATCCTGCTCCTCGACCAGAACCGCGCTCGCTGGGACCTGCTCCTCATTCGCCGCGGCCTGGCTGCCCTCGAACGCGCCGAGGCCCTCGGGGGCCAAGGCCCCTACGTCTTGCAAGCCGCCATTGCCGCCTGCCACGCCCGCGCCCGCACCGCGGAAGAGACGGACTGGGTGCAGATCGCCACCCTCTACGCCGCCCTCGTCCAGCGCGTCCCCTCCCCCATCATCGAGCTGAACCGAGCCGTCGCCGTCTCCATGGCCTTCGGCCCAGCCGCCGCGCTGGGCATCGTCGACGAGCTGGCCTCCATCCCCTCCCTCCAGCGCTATCACCTCCTGCCGAGCGTCCGCGGCGATCTCCTCGCCAAGCTCGAACGCTTCGAGGAAGCTCGCGCCGAGTTCGAGCGCGCCGCCTCCCTCACCCACAACCAGCGCGAGCGAGACCTGCTCCTCGCCCGCGCTGCCGCTTGCGCTCAAGGCATCACGGGCGGCGTGTAG
- a CDS encoding MarR family winged helix-turn-helix transcriptional regulator, which produces MVDFADAARIIGAQCACVRVRRASRALTRLYDENLRPSGLQASQLTMLVAVASCGEHGANIGALAEGLVMDRTTLTRNLVPLEKAGLVRVARAPNDARVRLVFLTRQGERAIEVAFPLWEKTQKHVRQQLGPGNVDALREELGRVVAVASSPTRTPSRTADPTSTKAPPGAGTPSSSSATKSSPATPSSPSPSAAGKGPSATGKPSPSGRGKAPTSATGKAPTTPRKAPAETLARTPSSARPGKRKAH; this is translated from the coding sequence GTGGTCGATTTCGCTGATGCTGCCCGGATCATCGGCGCCCAGTGCGCCTGCGTGCGCGTTCGCCGGGCCTCTCGCGCCCTGACGCGCCTGTACGACGAGAACCTGCGCCCCTCGGGCCTCCAGGCGTCTCAGCTCACCATGCTCGTCGCCGTCGCCAGCTGTGGCGAGCACGGCGCCAACATCGGAGCCCTCGCCGAGGGGCTGGTCATGGACCGGACCACCCTCACCAGGAACCTCGTCCCGCTCGAAAAAGCTGGCCTCGTGCGCGTCGCCCGCGCCCCGAATGACGCCCGCGTGCGCCTCGTCTTCCTCACCCGCCAGGGGGAGCGCGCCATCGAGGTCGCGTTTCCCCTGTGGGAAAAGACCCAGAAGCACGTCCGCCAGCAACTCGGCCCCGGCAACGTCGACGCCCTCCGCGAGGAGCTGGGCCGCGTCGTCGCCGTCGCCTCGAGCCCCACCCGGACCCCTTCCAGGACGGCCGACCCGACGTCCACGAAGGCTCCTCCTGGCGCCGGCACACCGTCTTCCAGCAGCGCCACCAAGTCCTCCCCCGCTACCCCCAGCAGCCCTTCGCCCAGCGCTGCTGGCAAGGGGCCCAGCGCCACGGGTAAGCCCTCACCCAGCGGCCGCGGCAAGGCTCCCACCAGCGCCACCGGAAAAGCCCCCACCACGCCTCGGAAAGCTCCGGCAGAGACGCTCGCCAGAACGCCTTCTTCGGCGCGCCCTGGCAAACGCAAGGCTCACTGA